Genomic DNA from Pseudomonas fluorescens:
TCTTGACCAGGGCCGAGGCGAACTTGGTGTCGGTCAGGCCCGGCAGAAGGGCGTTGCAGCGGATGCCGAATTGCGCGCACTCCTTGGCGAAGACTTTGGTCATGTTGATCACCGCAGCCTTGGTCACCGAGTAGATACCCTGGAAGATCCCCGGCGAGATGCCGTTGATCGACGCCACGTTGATGATGCTGCCGCCGCCGTTCTCGCGCATCAGCTTGCCGGCTTCCACCGACATGAAGAAGTAGCCGCGGATGTTCACGTCGACGGTTTTCTGGAACGCACCCAGGTCGGTGTCCAGGACGTTGCAGAATTGCGGGTTGGTGGCGGCGTTGTTGACCAGGATGTCCAGGCGTCCGAACTGTTCGCGGATGTCCGCGAATACCTGGCTGATCTGCTCCATTTCACCGATGTGGCAGGCGATGGCGGTGGCCTTGCCGCCGGCGGCGATGATGGCGTCGGCCACGTGCTGGCAACCGTCGAGCTTGCGGCTGGAAACGATCACATGCGCGCCTTGCTGGGCCAGCAGTTTGGCGATGGCCTCGCCGATGCCGCGGCTGGCGCCGGAAACGAAAGCGATTTTACCGTCGAGGTCGAACAACTGGGTCTTGGACATGCTGTTTCCTTGTTATAGGTGCGCTCAGAGCGTGGATTTGCTGATGACCTGCAGGCTCATCTGCTCCAGCAGCTTGTTCATCTGAACGAACTGCGCGAAGCGTTTGTCCTGGGTCTGGCCGTGGAAGAAGCGGTAGTAGATCTGCTGGACGATGCCGGCCAGGCGGAACAGGCCGTAGGTGTAATAGAAGTCGAAGTTGTCGATGCGGATCCCGGCGCGCTCGGCGTAGTAATCGACGAACTCGCGGCGGGTCAGCATGCCAGGCGCGTGGCTGGGCTGGCGGCGCATCAGTTGCACCGGCGCCGGGTCGTCGGCCTCGATCCAGTAAGCGAGGCTGTTGCCCAGGTCCATCAACGGATCGCCGATCGTGGTCAGCTCCCAGTCCAGCACGCCGATGATCTGCATCGGGTTCTCGGGGTCGAGGATCACGTTGTCGAAGCGGTAGTCGTTGTGGACGATGCTTGAAGTGGGGTGGTCGGCCGGCATCTTGTCGTTGAGCCAGGCCTTGACCGCTTCCCACTTCGGCGCATCGGGCGTCAGGGCTTTTTCGTAGCGGTCGCTCCAGCCGCGGATCTGTCGGGCCACGTAGCCTTCGGGCTTGCCCAGGTCGGCCAGGCCGCAGGCGTTGTAGTCGACACGGTGCAGCTCGACGAGCCGGTCGATGAAGCTCTTGCACAGCGCTTCGGTGCGGGCGGCGTCGAAACCCAGTTCCGGCGGCAGGTCGGAGCGCAGGATGATGCCCTTGACCCGTTCCATCACGTAGAACTCGGCGCCCATCACTGATTCGTCGGTGCAGTGCACGTAGGCCTTCGGGCAATAGGGGAACGCCTCGCGCAACTGATTGAGGATGCGGAACTCGCGGCCCATGTCGTGGGCGGACTTGGCCTTGTGGCCGAACGGCGGACGGCGCAGGACGAATTCCTGCTCGGGGTATTCCAGCAGGTAGGTCAGGTTCGACGCGCCACCGGGAAACTGGCTGATCCGGGGCACGCCGGTCAGGCCGGGAATGTGGGCCTTGAGGTACGGGTCGATCAGGTTGGCATCGAGTTCTTCACCGTCGCGCACGCGGGTGGACTGATCAGTAAACGCCATGCTTATCCCTTCTGCTTATTTTGGAGGCCATCGATCATTGGCTAATCTAATGGCGCGCGGGAGGCGTCACAAGCACGCCAGGGTCTTATAGGTTAGCGTGTTGCAGGATAATCAGTGGGCTTGATGCATTGCGGCGTGCGCGTCGAGGATGGGCGAGCTAAGGTTCTGGAATCTGTCGCTTTCAATGGAGCAACCGCGATGGGATGCCCGCAAGTCTGTGGCACCGCGACCTTGCAATGCAGCTTCGGCGCTGCCCCGGCGGTGCTCAATGTGCTGCCGGTCAATCGCCTGCTGACCGGCGGGATGCCGGCGGCGAACATCATGGACCACATCCCGCTGGTGAACATCACCACGTTTGGCATGTGCATGAGCCTGGCGAACCCGACCGTGGCCGCCGCCACCGCGGCGGCACTCGGCGTGCTGACCCCCATGCCCTGCATCCCGGCCACCGCGGCGCCATGGATCCCTGGCGGCGCCCCGACCCTGTTGCTGGGCAACATGCCGGCCATCGATGCTAACAGCACCTTGATGTGTACCTGGGCCGGGGTGATCAAGATCGTGGTGCCAGGGCAGGTGCAGATGTTGATTCCCTGAGTAACACCAAGATCCCTGTGGGAGGCTATGTAGGTTACTTAAGACCGTAGATGACCCCGTGGCGAGGGAGCTTGCTCCCGCTGGACTGCGCAGCAGGCCCATTTTTGTGAGTGCTTCGCACTCAAGCGGGAGCAAGCTCCCTCGCCACAATGAATTAAACAAACCTTAGGTGAACAACATTCCCTGTGGGAGCGAGGCGGCTGCAGGAACCAGTCCCCAGTTTATGCCTGCGCCGGATCATTCCAGCGCCTGAACCACCAGCGCACCCGGGAGATTGGCTTGCCTTCGGCGTCCAGCGGCCGGCCGTCTTCGGCGTAGGCCTGGGCTGGTTCCAGCAGTTGGCCGTTGAGGTAGCGCGCTTCGACCGCCGGGTTGCCGTTGGGGTGCAGGCGGCGATAGCGGCCGTCGCGCACGCCGTCGCGATAGACCTCGGCTTCGGCCAGTTGTCCGTCGGGAAAGTAGTTGTTCGCCTCGCCGTGCAGCAACCCGCGGCGATACGTGGCCTGGCGTTGCAACCCGCCTTCGGCCGCGTAGAAGCTCGCCACACCTTGCAGTTTGCCTTTCACGAACGGCAGTACTGCCGAGACCTTGCCATTGGGGTGATACAGGGTGCTGGTGCCTTGCAGTTCACCTTGGCTGTAGTTGAGTTTTGCTTGCGGGCGTTGGGCTTCTTCGATCTGCAGCGGGCCGTCGAGCTGGCCGTCGACCAGTTGCCCGGTCAGTTGGCTGTCGCCACGTTCCACGTCGAGTCTCTTCGAGGCCATCGGTAGGTTCCTGTCAGTTGACCTTCACCAGGCCGCCCTTGATGGTCAGCATGCCGCCGCCGTCCACGGTCTGTTCGGCCGCCGCCTTGTTCACCAGGCTGATGCCGGCGTCATTGGTCAGGGTGGTGCCGGCTTTGTTTTCCAGCGAGGTACCGGCCTGGTTGCTCAGGGCTGTGCCGGCTTTCTGGCTGATGGACGTGCTGGCCTGGACGGCCAGGTCGGCGCCGCTCTTGATCGCGAAGCTGCCGCCGCTTTGCAGGGTCAGGGTGCCGCTGACCTTGATGGTCAGGTTGCCGTCCACCGTCAGGCTGTAATTGCCAGTGACCTTGTGCTCGTAGTTGCCGCCGGTGCTGTGGGTCTGGTCCGAGCCCACGGTGACAGTGCGGGTGTCCTTCACATCGAGGCTGTCGCTGCCGGTCTGGATGGTCACGCTGCGCTTGCCTTTCTCCAGGGTCACGGTTTCGTCGCCATCCTTTACCGTACGGGTGCGGGCGTTCTGCACTGTGAGGGTTTCGTCGTGACCGACGGTGGCGGTGGTGTCGTTGAGCACGTTGATGTTGAAGTCTTTCTGGGCCTGGAGAAACACCTCTTCGGCGTCCTTCTTGTCTTCGAAACGCAACTCGTTGAAACCGCCGCCGCCCTTGGACGATTGGGTCTTGATCCCGGACTGGGTCTGGTTCGCCGGCAGCGCGTAGGGCAGGGCATTGTCGCCGTTGTAGACGCAGCCGGTGACCAACGGACGGTCCGGGTCGCCGTCGATGAAGGTCACGATGACTTCCTGGCCGATGCGCGGCACGAATTGCATGCCAAAGCCTTTGCCGCTCCACGGCAAGACCACGCGGACCCAGCACGATGACGTCTCGTCGTTCTTGCCGGTGCGGTCCCAGGGGAACTGCAATTTGATCCGGCCATATTCATCGGTCCAGATTTCTTCGCCGGCCTTGCCCACCACCAGCGCCGTCTGGGTGTACATGCGGGGTTTTGGCGTGAGGCGGGGCGGTCGATAGACCGTGGCCTTGGGGATCGCTTCGAAGCGGTTGCGATAGCTGTCGTGGCTGGCTTCGTGGCTGACCGAGGTCACGACCCAATCGATATTCAGCGTCGTGTCTTCATGGCCGGCGAGGGTGAACCAGTATCCCGGCACCAGCCAGCGGCAATCGCTTTCGCCGACAAAACGTTGCTCCTGGCTGCGCAGGCCGTCCACCCGCTGTTTGGTCAACGCGTCGCCCTGGGCCTTGGCGGTGTAGCCGCCCGGGTGTTCGTACACTGAACTTGGCCCGGCCACGGCTTCGGCCTGGCTGTAGAGCGATGTCGTTGGCGTGGTGAATTCATAGTCGGTCGCCTGGTAAACCCCGGCCACCGCTTGCAGGCACACTTGCCCGGAGCGGATGCCGTGCAGTTCGCGCTCGCCGATTCGCTGCCCGAGGTAGTTCACCGTCGGCCCGTTGGGAATCGGTGCGAAGGCGTCGTTGCTGTCGGCCAGGACCAGCGTGTGGGTGCCTTCCTCGTGGGTGAAAAACCAGAAGATCCCCTCTTCTTCCAACAGGCGCGAGACGAAGGCCAGGTCGGTTTCGCTGTACTGCACGCAGTATTCGCGCGGGGTGTAGCTGCCGGTGAGCTTGAGCTGGAAGTCGGTGAAACCATGGGCCTTGAAAATCGTGGTGACGATGTCCGAGGTGGCAAGGTTCTG
This window encodes:
- a CDS encoding SDR family oxidoreductase codes for the protein MSKTQLFDLDGKIAFVSGASRGIGEAIAKLLAQQGAHVIVSSRKLDGCQHVADAIIAAGGKATAIACHIGEMEQISQVFADIREQFGRLDILVNNAATNPQFCNVLDTDLGAFQKTVDVNIRGYFFMSVEAGKLMRENGGGSIINVASINGISPGIFQGIYSVTKAAVINMTKVFAKECAQFGIRCNALLPGLTDTKFASALVKNDAILKTALAQIPLKRVADPSEMAGAVLYLASDASSYTTGVALNVDGGFLS
- a CDS encoding phosphotransferase family protein, whose translation is MAFTDQSTRVRDGEELDANLIDPYLKAHIPGLTGVPRISQFPGGASNLTYLLEYPEQEFVLRRPPFGHKAKSAHDMGREFRILNQLREAFPYCPKAYVHCTDESVMGAEFYVMERVKGIILRSDLPPELGFDAARTEALCKSFIDRLVELHRVDYNACGLADLGKPEGYVARQIRGWSDRYEKALTPDAPKWEAVKAWLNDKMPADHPTSSIVHNDYRFDNVILDPENPMQIIGVLDWELTTIGDPLMDLGNSLAYWIEADDPAPVQLMRRQPSHAPGMLTRREFVDYYAERAGIRIDNFDFYYTYGLFRLAGIVQQIYYRFFHGQTQDKRFAQFVQMNKLLEQMSLQVISKSTL
- a CDS encoding DUF4280 domain-containing protein encodes the protein MGCPQVCGTATLQCSFGAAPAVLNVLPVNRLLTGGMPAANIMDHIPLVNITTFGMCMSLANPTVAAATAAALGVLTPMPCIPATAAPWIPGGAPTLLLGNMPAIDANSTLMCTWAGVIKIVVPGQVQMLIP
- a CDS encoding toxin-antitoxin system YwqK family antitoxin, with product MASKRLDVERGDSQLTGQLVDGQLDGPLQIEEAQRPQAKLNYSQGELQGTSTLYHPNGKVSAVLPFVKGKLQGVASFYAAEGGLQRQATYRRGLLHGEANNYFPDGQLAEAEVYRDGVRDGRYRRLHPNGNPAVEARYLNGQLLEPAQAYAEDGRPLDAEGKPISRVRWWFRRWNDPAQA
- the tssI gene encoding type VI secretion system tip protein VgrG; this translates as MPRSTDSNTTLSLTATSLSALYPESLSGEERLNALGSHMLNGINDGASLDLTTAVASHVTTTLHKDALLRPLDWLVAEIRQLPADATAERYQLLLRPWLWWLSLASNNRVFQNLATSDIVTTIFKAHGFTDFQLKLTGSYTPREYCVQYSETDLAFVSRLLEEEGIFWFFTHEEGTHTLVLADSNDAFAPIPNGPTVNYLGQRIGERELHGIRSGQVCLQAVAGVYQATDYEFTTPTTSLYSQAEAVAGPSSVYEHPGGYTAKAQGDALTKQRVDGLRSQEQRFVGESDCRWLVPGYWFTLAGHEDTTLNIDWVVTSVSHEASHDSYRNRFEAIPKATVYRPPRLTPKPRMYTQTALVVGKAGEEIWTDEYGRIKLQFPWDRTGKNDETSSCWVRVVLPWSGKGFGMQFVPRIGQEVIVTFIDGDPDRPLVTGCVYNGDNALPYALPANQTQSGIKTQSSKGGGGFNELRFEDKKDAEEVFLQAQKDFNINVLNDTTATVGHDETLTVQNARTRTVKDGDETVTLEKGKRSVTIQTGSDSLDVKDTRTVTVGSDQTHSTGGNYEHKVTGNYSLTVDGNLTIKVSGTLTLQSGGSFAIKSGADLAVQASTSISQKAGTALSNQAGTSLENKAGTTLTNDAGISLVNKAAAEQTVDGGGMLTIKGGLVKVN